The Acidobacteriota bacterium genome has a window encoding:
- a CDS encoding sodium:solute symporter family protein has product MIPAIFVFVYLAVVIYIGIFAFRHAGKEGAEGFFLANRSLGVFVFLLSLFGTNMTAFSILGASSHAFNNGIVTYGLMASSSALIVPLSLFLIGTRVWALGKRHGFITPVQMFRDRWECGHIGTVIFVVQAAMLVPYIIIGVMGGGTTLNAISGGRVPFWFGGALVALVVMSYVFFGGMRGTAWVNTFQTLLFLCFGITALIVIAKGLGGFGAAIDALNASPATATLLTREKVSPLYFFSYTFIPLSSINFPHIIIFCLTAQRVQHFKKTVILYPLCMLAIWLPSVYLGVLANRAVEVPAIQAKLAARQTLATQAQTLTPEQKTQLRAQAASDDVIIRLLEFYAPLWLAGLLGAGIMAAVMASDSQILALSTMFAEDLFAFYGGRRRFGEQAEVLTGRIFVIVLTLIAYAIALTSPQSIFDLAVQYAFSGYSALMPLMIAALFWKGSTKWGALASTLWTAASVLAVAAFQSVVTAPGVVWKLGSVEVLTRTPAGTAVFGLLPVVPMVLISALLMIVVSWATKKPGATTLERYFSV; this is encoded by the coding sequence TTGATTCCTGCGATCTTTGTTTTCGTCTATCTCGCCGTCGTCATCTATATCGGCATTTTCGCCTTTCGCCACGCGGGCAAAGAGGGAGCGGAAGGCTTCTTTTTGGCTAACCGCTCGCTGGGCGTTTTCGTGTTCTTGCTGTCGCTGTTCGGCACGAATATGACCGCGTTCTCAATCCTTGGCGCGTCGAGCCATGCCTTTAACAACGGCATTGTGACCTACGGGCTGATGGCTTCGTCGTCGGCATTGATTGTGCCGCTGTCTTTGTTTCTGATCGGCACGCGCGTCTGGGCGCTGGGCAAACGGCACGGCTTCATCACGCCGGTGCAAATGTTCCGCGACCGTTGGGAATGCGGCCACATCGGCACGGTGATTTTCGTCGTGCAAGCGGCGATGCTGGTGCCTTACATCATCATCGGCGTGATGGGCGGCGGCACTACGCTGAACGCCATCAGCGGCGGGCGCGTGCCGTTCTGGTTCGGCGGCGCGCTCGTGGCCCTGGTCGTGATGTCGTATGTTTTTTTTGGCGGCATGCGCGGCACGGCTTGGGTCAATACCTTTCAGACGCTGCTGTTTCTCTGCTTCGGTATCACGGCCCTGATCGTCATTGCCAAGGGCCTCGGCGGTTTTGGTGCGGCGATTGATGCGTTGAATGCGTCGCCAGCGACCGCCACGTTGCTGACGCGCGAAAAAGTCTCGCCGCTGTATTTTTTCAGCTACACGTTCATTCCGCTGTCTTCGATCAACTTTCCGCACATCATCATCTTTTGCCTGACGGCGCAGCGTGTGCAGCATTTCAAAAAGACGGTCATTCTGTACCCGCTCTGCATGCTCGCCATCTGGTTGCCGTCGGTCTATCTGGGCGTGCTGGCCAATCGCGCGGTCGAGGTGCCCGCCATTCAGGCCAAGCTGGCAGCGCGCCAAACGCTGGCGACGCAAGCGCAGACGTTGACGCCGGAACAGAAAACGCAGTTGCGCGCGCAAGCCGCCAGCGATGACGTGATCATCCGCTTGCTCGAATTTTATGCGCCGCTCTGGCTCGCCGGCTTGCTGGGCGCGGGGATTATGGCGGCGGTGATGGCGAGCGATTCGCAGATTCTGGCGCTCTCGACAATGTTTGCCGAAGACCTCTTCGCCTTTTACGGCGGGCGGCGGCGCTTCGGCGAGCAGGCCGAAGTGCTGACCGGACGCATTTTCGTCATTGTGCTGACGCTAATTGCGTATGCGATTGCGCTGACCTCGCCGCAATCCATTTTTGATCTGGCGGTGCAATACGCGTTTTCAGGCTATTCCGCCCTGATGCCGTTGATGATCGCGGCGCTGTTTTGGAAAGGCAGCACGAAGTGGGGCGCGCTCGCTTCGACGCTCTGGACGGCGGCGAGCGTGCTGGCCGTGGCGGCATTTCAATCAGTCGTGACGGCGCCGGGCGTGGTCTGGAAGCTGGGCAGCGTTGAAGTGTTGACGCGCACGCCCGCCGGCACAGCCGTTTTCGGCTTGCTGCCGGTCGTGCCGATGGTGCTGATCTCGGCGCTGTTGATGATCGTTGTGTCGTGGGCAACTAAGAAACCCGGCGCGACGACACTGGAGCGCTATTTCAGTGTTTGA
- a CDS encoding sigma-70 family RNA polymerase sigma factor translates to MATAPTQVTQLLRDWRNGDQAAFERLLPLVYDELRRLAGHYLRGERRGHTLQSAALVHEAYLQLLGQEIDWQGRAHFLGVAAQAMRRVLVDYARSRNYQKRGGQAVHVEIEAAATVALTQAGELVALDDALQGLEKLDPRKSRVVELRYFGGLSVEETAEVLGISVPTVVRDWNTAKAWLRREMSRGASDDA, encoded by the coding sequence ATGGCTACCGCACCGACTCAAGTAACTCAATTGCTGCGCGATTGGCGCAACGGCGATCAGGCCGCCTTTGAACGGCTGTTGCCGCTGGTCTATGACGAACTGCGCCGCCTGGCGGGCCATTACCTGCGGGGCGAGCGGCGCGGCCACACCTTGCAAAGCGCGGCGTTGGTGCACGAAGCCTATTTGCAATTGTTGGGGCAGGAAATTGACTGGCAGGGCCGGGCGCATTTTCTGGGTGTCGCCGCGCAGGCGATGCGCCGCGTCCTGGTGGATTACGCGCGTTCGCGCAACTATCAAAAACGCGGCGGGCAAGCGGTGCACGTCGAGATCGAAGCCGCCGCCACCGTCGCATTGACGCAAGCGGGCGAATTGGTCGCGCTGGATGATGCCTTGCAAGGGTTGGAAAAGCTCGACCCACGCAAAAGCCGCGTCGTCGAGTTGCGCTACTTTGGTGGGTTGAGCGTCGAAGAAACCGCCGAAGTGCTCGGCATCTCGGTGCCGACCGTGGTGCGTGATTGGAATACGGCCAAAGCCTGGTTGCGCCGCGAAATGAGTCGAGGGGCCAGTGATGACGCCTGA
- a CDS encoding protein kinase, whose product MTPERRQQLDSLCAAALEKPAAERMAFLQAACAGDQVLLDELNQRLAAQLRTAELPEAPMVPLTAELLEQGTGELLRGRRLGRYELQSLLGHGGMGTVFQAQDTQLGRAVALKILPRRFTSDAERVRRFRQEARAISALNHPNILTIHEIGAASLIEKGATGEVHYLATELVEGRTLRARLRDGGLTLGEALDIAMQTAGALAAAHQAGIIHRDIKPENLMVRPDGLVKVLDFGLAKLTGEQPKTATAAASYSTVHTNPGQVLGTISYMSPEQARGLEVDARSDLFSLGVVLYEMLAGRAPFAGATTGDMLVSILDREPPPLTRVWPSVPAALQDIVKRALAKDPRARYAHAAALQDELRELKQELELAARLKREGKTPTGDAVSLSMRVGQATEGAEGEARQAAPLTTQVAAHPTAKSRRLLTRLFQPGQRMFVAVALLVLVILAAVALSRRWWATPAEAGTAIAVLPFVNESGDAQLDYLSDGITESLMQSLQQVPGLRVMARGTVFTYKGREVDPRQVGQALPVRSVITGRMKRLGEQLIINVELADARDGTRLWSVRYQRPLTDLVALQTELARTLSQRLAPPRAAEQPQGSRHYSYTANAEAYQLYLQGRHAYNKYTYEEGLKALEYYRQAIALDPGYALAYAAMADIYADFSSRFMLPSEAIPLARQAALKALSLDSELAEAHQALAAVKCWGDWDWHGAEVEFRQALKLNPNLANTRAIFANLLAFQRRSAEAEQELQQAQQLDPLSALVSEMTAWNYYFERRYDEALAESYKLLKLDPTYVRAYEHLCYIYERKGQLQEAISAGQKGLSLQRSTSVLGALAYLYGRAGQRAESQKLLEELKAGTLQHWVSPVVFAKIHLGRGETELAFRRLQEAYDAHSEFLAPLTVDPVFDSIRTDPRFITLMHKVGLQP is encoded by the coding sequence ATGACGCCTGAACGCCGCCAACAGTTAGACAGCTTGTGCGCGGCCGCGTTGGAAAAACCGGCGGCAGAGCGCATGGCTTTCTTACAAGCGGCTTGTGCGGGCGATCAGGTCTTGCTGGATGAGTTGAACCAGCGGCTCGCCGCGCAATTGCGCACGGCTGAATTGCCAGAAGCGCCGATGGTGCCACTCACGGCGGAGTTGCTGGAACAAGGCACCGGCGAATTATTGCGCGGGCGCAGGCTGGGCCGTTATGAATTGCAAAGCCTGCTCGGCCACGGCGGCATGGGCACGGTCTTTCAGGCGCAAGACACGCAATTGGGACGGGCTGTCGCGCTCAAGATTTTGCCGCGCCGCTTTACCAGCGACGCCGAACGCGTGCGCCGCTTTCGCCAGGAAGCCCGCGCCATCTCAGCATTGAATCATCCCAACATTCTGACCATTCACGAAATCGGCGCCGCGTCTCTGATCGAAAAGGGGGCCACAGGCGAGGTGCATTATCTGGCGACCGAGTTGGTCGAAGGACGCACGTTACGGGCACGGCTGCGTGACGGGGGCTTGACGTTGGGCGAGGCGCTGGACATCGCGATGCAAACGGCGGGGGCGCTGGCGGCGGCACATCAGGCGGGCATCATTCATCGCGACATCAAACCCGAAAACCTCATGGTGCGTCCGGATGGTCTGGTGAAAGTCCTCGATTTCGGTTTGGCCAAACTCACGGGCGAACAGCCCAAAACAGCCACGGCGGCGGCTTCTTATTCGACGGTGCACACCAATCCGGGCCAGGTGCTGGGCACGATCAGCTATATGTCGCCCGAGCAGGCGCGCGGGTTGGAAGTAGACGCGCGCAGCGATCTGTTCAGCCTGGGCGTCGTGCTTTATGAGATGCTCGCGGGCCGCGCGCCCTTTGCGGGCGCAACGACGGGCGATATGCTGGTTTCAATTCTCGACCGTGAACCGCCGCCGCTCACGCGCGTGTGGCCGTCCGTGCCCGCCGCTTTGCAAGACATCGTCAAGCGCGCCTTGGCCAAAGACCCGCGCGCGCGTTATGCGCACGCCGCCGCGCTGCAAGACGAGTTGAGAGAATTGAAACAGGAACTCGAACTGGCGGCGCGGCTAAAGCGGGAAGGCAAGACGCCCACGGGGGACGCGGTTTCGTTGAGCATGCGCGTGGGGCAGGCTACGGAAGGTGCGGAGGGGGAAGCTCGGCAAGCCGCGCCGTTGACCACGCAGGTCGCCGCGCATCCGACCGCCAAATCGCGCCGTCTGCTGACGCGCTTGTTCCAGCCCGGCCAACGGATGTTTGTCGCTGTGGCGCTGTTGGTTCTGGTAATTCTGGCCGCTGTCGCGCTCAGCCGCCGTTGGTGGGCGACGCCAGCCGAAGCGGGCACTGCCATTGCGGTGTTGCCTTTTGTGAATGAGAGCGGCGATGCGCAACTGGACTATCTTTCGGATGGCATCACCGAAAGTCTGATGCAGAGTTTGCAGCAAGTCCCCGGCTTGCGCGTGATGGCGCGCGGCACCGTCTTTACTTACAAAGGCCGCGAAGTTGACCCGCGCCAGGTTGGGCAGGCCTTGCCGGTGCGCTCCGTCATCACCGGGCGCATGAAGCGCTTGGGCGAACAACTCATCATCAACGTCGAACTCGCCGATGCCCGCGACGGCACACGATTGTGGAGCGTCCGTTACCAACGCCCGTTGACTGATTTGGTGGCGCTGCAAACCGAATTGGCGCGCACGCTTTCGCAGCGGCTCGCGCCGCCCCGCGCGGCTGAACAACCACAGGGCAGCCGTCATTACAGCTACACGGCCAACGCCGAAGCCTACCAACTCTATTTGCAGGGCCGCCATGCCTACAACAAATACACCTACGAAGAAGGGTTGAAGGCGCTGGAGTATTACCGGCAAGCCATTGCGCTCGATCCGGGCTACGCGCTGGCCTATGCCGCGATGGCGGACATCTACGCCGATTTTTCCAGCCGCTTTATGTTGCCGAGCGAAGCGATCCCACTGGCGCGGCAAGCGGCGTTAAAGGCGCTGTCTTTGGATAGCGAACTCGCCGAAGCCCATCAGGCGCTGGCCGCCGTCAAATGCTGGGGCGACTGGGACTGGCATGGCGCTGAGGTGGAATTCAGGCAGGCGTTAAAGCTCAATCCCAACCTGGCGAATACGCGCGCGATTTTTGCCAATCTGCTGGCGTTCCAGCGGCGCTCCGCCGAAGCTGAGCAAGAGTTGCAGCAAGCCCAGCAACTCGACCCCTTATCCGCGCTGGTTTCTGAAATGACGGCCTGGAACTATTATTTTGAACGTCGTTATGATGAGGCGCTGGCGGAAAGTTACAAGCTGCTCAAACTCGATCCGACCTATGTGCGGGCTTATGAACACCTCTGTTACATTTATGAACGAAAAGGGCAATTACAGGAGGCGATTTCCGCGGGGCAAAAGGGCTTGAGCCTACAGCGGAGTACGAGCGTGCTAGGCGCATTGGCTTATTTGTATGGGCGTGCCGGGCAACGTGCCGAGTCGCAGAAGCTGCTGGAAGAATTAAAAGCCGGGACGCTTCAGCATTGGGTCTCGCCGGTTGTCTTTGCCAAGATTCATCTGGGCCGGGGCGAAACTGAGTTGGCCTTCCGCCGCCTGCAAGAAGCATACGACGCGCATTCGGAGTTTCTGGCCCCCCTGACCGTTGACCCGGTTTTTGATTCGATCCGGACTGATCCGCGTTTTATCACGTTGATGCACAAGGTCGGTTTGCAGCCCTGA
- a CDS encoding protein kinase, protein MTPERWQQVDNLMQAALEQPAAARAAFLQQACAGDAELLREVESLLAFQSEDEFLEAPPAAVAAEMLEQGTAQLLLGRKLGRYELQRALGRGGMGAVYLALDTQLGRQVALKLLPRRFTSDAERVRRFRQEARAISALNHPNILTIHEIGEASLTDDGSAGGVHFLATEFVAGQTLRARLQSGELTLGEALDTALQTASALSAAHQAGIVHRDIKPENIMLRPDGLVKVLDFGLAKLTGTQAKTAVAATFSTIHTNPGIVMGTVSYMSPEQARGLDVDERSDVFSLGVVLYEMLTGRAPFAGATTGDVLVSILDREPKPLASLAPAVPAALQRIVNRALAKDTQARYQHAHELHDELKELKQELELAARLKRSGETPAGEVSLSLRVGQPLAQETAADALVTRASLKTAAVSRPGWLDRRRLFDQRPKLVTATLLCLAVLALVLAGAGLYRNWPAHEVRGTKTIAVLPFSNANADPNLDYLPDGVTESLMQSLQQLPNLRVMARGAVFAYKGREVDPRQIGKLLQADVVLTGRVQRQDERLQIAVELVDARDGTLLWSETYPRPLAEVQSVQTEIAREITSKLRLQLSGAQQRQLAARYTQNGEAYQLYLWGRYYWNKRSPDGMLKSVDYFRQASEKDPGFALAYVGLADAYNTLSAYRVRPPREVAPLVRAAIERALQIDEQLADAHASMGKLLTDHSWEWVAAEQQFKRALQLNPNLANAHHWYSSLLGALGRFDEAVREVRLADELDAHAPPTHIQLGSILYRARRYDEALAVLRETLAQQPGNATALIYSGFCFMAQQRYPEALAEVRKAYTQVPHNPDVISTLGLVSGLAGQRAEALRCQAELKALARDTYVSPSHWSGIAAGLGDWDAYFAYMDQCVDEGLPTIRGLKTDPIFDVVRGDPRFAALLRRTGLTP, encoded by the coding sequence ATGACACCCGAACGCTGGCAACAAGTGGACAATTTGATGCAGGCCGCGTTGGAGCAACCCGCTGCGGCGCGCGCGGCATTTTTGCAACAAGCCTGCGCCGGCGATGCCGAATTGCTGCGCGAGGTCGAATCACTGCTGGCCTTCCAATCCGAAGACGAATTTCTCGAAGCGCCCCCGGCGGCGGTCGCGGCGGAAATGCTGGAGCAGGGAACCGCGCAATTGTTGCTGGGCCGCAAGCTGGGCCGCTACGAATTGCAGCGCGCCTTGGGACGTGGCGGCATGGGGGCCGTCTATCTGGCGCTCGACACGCAACTGGGCCGGCAGGTCGCGTTGAAATTGTTGCCGCGCCGGTTCACCAGCGACGCCGAGCGCGTGCGCCGTTTCAGGCAGGAAGCCCGCGCCATCTCAGCCCTCAACCATCCCAACATTCTGACGATTCACGAAATTGGCGAAGCCTCCCTGACCGACGACGGGAGCGCGGGCGGCGTGCATTTTCTGGCGACGGAATTCGTCGCCGGGCAGACCTTGCGCGCGCGCTTGCAAAGTGGCGAATTGACGCTGGGCGAAGCGTTGGATACCGCGTTGCAAACGGCCAGCGCCTTGTCCGCCGCGCATCAGGCCGGAATTGTGCACCGCGACATCAAACCCGAAAACATCATGCTGCGGCCTGATGGGTTGGTAAAAGTGCTGGATTTCGGCCTCGCCAAGTTGACGGGAACGCAGGCCAAGACCGCAGTGGCGGCGACCTTCTCGACGATTCACACCAATCCGGGCATCGTGATGGGCACGGTCAGTTACATGTCGCCCGAACAGGCGCGCGGGCTGGACGTGGACGAACGCAGCGATGTTTTCAGTCTGGGTGTGGTGCTTTATGAAATGCTGACCGGACGCGCGCCCTTTGCCGGAGCCACCACGGGCGACGTGCTGGTTTCAATTCTGGACCGCGAGCCGAAGCCGCTCGCCAGCCTCGCGCCCGCCGTGCCCGCCGCGTTGCAACGCATCGTCAATCGCGCGCTCGCAAAAGACACCCAGGCGCGTTACCAGCACGCCCATGAGTTGCACGATGAACTGAAGGAGTTAAAACAGGAACTGGAATTGGCGGCGCGGCTGAAACGCAGTGGCGAAACACCTGCCGGTGAAGTGTCGCTGAGCCTGCGCGTCGGCCAGCCCTTAGCGCAGGAAACTGCGGCTGACGCCCTGGTGACGCGGGCTTCGCTGAAAACGGCGGCAGTCTCGCGTCCGGGTTGGCTGGATCGCAGGCGGCTTTTTGACCAGCGGCCAAAGCTGGTGACGGCTACGTTGCTGTGCCTGGCGGTGCTGGCGCTGGTGTTGGCTGGCGCGGGGTTATACCGCAATTGGCCCGCGCATGAAGTGCGCGGAACCAAAACCATTGCCGTGTTGCCCTTCAGCAACGCCAACGCCGATCCAAACCTGGATTACCTGCCCGATGGTGTGACGGAAAGTCTGATGCAAAGCCTGCAACAATTGCCCAACCTGCGGGTGATGGCGCGTGGCGCGGTCTTCGCCTACAAAGGCCGCGAAGTTGATCCGCGCCAAATCGGCAAGCTCTTGCAAGCGGATGTGGTGTTGACCGGGCGCGTGCAGCGGCAAGACGAGCGCTTGCAGATCGCGGTGGAATTGGTGGACGCGCGCGACGGCACGCTGTTGTGGAGCGAAACCTATCCGCGCCCGCTCGCCGAAGTGCAGAGTGTGCAGACTGAAATCGCGCGCGAAATCACCAGCAAGCTGCGGCTGCAATTAAGCGGCGCCCAGCAGCGGCAACTGGCCGCCCGCTACACGCAAAACGGCGAGGCTTATCAGCTTTACCTCTGGGGCCGTTATTACTGGAACAAACGCAGCCCCGACGGCATGCTCAAGAGTGTTGATTACTTCCGGCAGGCGAGCGAGAAAGACCCCGGCTTTGCGCTGGCTTATGTCGGTTTGGCCGATGCCTACAACACGCTCAGCGCCTATCGCGTGCGCCCGCCGCGTGAAGTCGCTCCGCTGGTCCGCGCCGCCATTGAGCGCGCCTTGCAAATTGACGAGCAATTGGCTGACGCGCACGCCTCGATGGGCAAGCTGCTGACCGATCATTCGTGGGAATGGGTGGCCGCCGAGCAACAGTTCAAACGCGCGCTGCAATTGAACCCCAATCTGGCGAACGCGCATCATTGGTATTCGAGCCTGTTAGGAGCGCTGGGCCGTTTTGACGAAGCCGTGCGCGAGGTGCGGCTGGCCGATGAACTCGACGCGCACGCGCCGCCCACGCATATTCAACTGGGCAGCATTCTCTATCGCGCGCGCCGCTATGACGAGGCGCTGGCCGTCTTGCGCGAGACGCTCGCACAGCAACCCGGCAATGCGACGGCGCTGATTTACAGCGGCTTTTGTTTCATGGCGCAACAGCGCTATCCCGAAGCGCTGGCCGAAGTTCGGAAGGCGTACACCCAGGTGCCGCATAACCCGGATGTAATCTCGACACTGGGGCTGGTCAGCGGGCTGGCCGGGCAACGCGCCGAGGCGTTGCGCTGTCAGGCCGAATTGAAGGCGCTCGCGCGTGACACTTATGTTTCGCCCAGTCACTGGTCGGGCATTGCCGCCGGGCTGGGGGATTGGGATGCTTACTTTGCTTATATGGATCAATGCGTGGATGAAGGCTTGCCCACCATTCGCGGGCTGAAGACCGATCCGATCTTTGATGTGGTGCGAGGCGATCCGCGTTTCGCGGCGTTGTTGCGGCGCACGGGGTTGACGCCTTGA
- a CDS encoding protein kinase: protein MTMPERQAESAAGSCATTPGAPAALPDAPTRSLVGQRLGQYELRRELGRGGMGAVYLALDTRLNRQVALKLLSRRSTSDAERVRRFRQEARAISTLNHPNILTIHEIGEAQTDAGSVHFIATEFVEGSTLRAFLTGVGLTLGELLDIGIQAAEALAAAHQVGIIHRDIKPENIMRRPDGLVKVLDFGLAKLTEARATPATPATFSTVDTNPGQLLGTISYMSPEQARGLEVDGRSDLFSLGVVLYELLTGRAPFAGATTGDVLVSILEREPPSLQTYVPQVPAALQRIVNRTLAKESSARYQQAVELASALKELKQELELATKLEQFGKAPADQVSLNLRVGQAVSGAASQVAAAAYTTNAAGRPTNKSRRLLSRLMPRGSALALALTTLLLWLVSAAVTQFWRLPGKEQTFGRLAVLPFVNVAADPELEYLADGITESLLQNLQQQLPNLRVMARGTVFTYKGREVDPRQVGKDLNVDAVITGRVQRQGERWLISAELADTKDGTQLWSERYQKTAADLQAVQAEIVREVTLKLRPQLPDATERLAGQPPAVNSEAYQLYLKGRYFQRQLTKEGGEKALVFFNQALALEPRFALPHSGIALVYQDFSSQYLRPREAIPKAKQAALTALALDDQLAEAHFALAQAKIYDWDWAGAELEFKRTLVLNPNFVDARYYYAGALGRLKRFAEAEAVLSKALELDPLSPQVCQGLANIFYLSRQYERARSQANKTLELTATGLWASTAHRMLGNIQLQQQHFQAGLAEFRQAFALSRTDTMKAWLAYACAVARQPREARTLLLELEAEAKKKWVSPVYLARIHIGLGEHEPALALLQKAFAEQSDHLVHLSVDPVYDPLRNDVRFQQLLSGIGFVP, encoded by the coding sequence ATGACGATGCCGGAACGCCAAGCAGAATCCGCCGCTGGTTCATGCGCCACTACGCCGGGCGCGCCAGCCGCATTGCCCGATGCGCCGACCCGTTCGCTGGTTGGCCAGCGGCTAGGCCAATACGAATTGCGGCGCGAATTGGGGCGCGGCGGCATGGGGGCCGTTTATCTGGCACTGGATACGCGCCTGAATCGGCAAGTCGCACTCAAACTCTTGTCGCGCCGTTCGACCAGCGATGCCGAGCGGGTGCGGCGCTTTCGCCAGGAAGCGCGCGCCATCTCCACCCTGAACCATCCCAACATTCTGACCATTCATGAAATTGGCGAAGCCCAAACCGACGCGGGCAGCGTGCATTTCATCGCCACCGAATTTGTTGAAGGCAGCACCTTGCGCGCGTTCCTGACAGGTGTTGGGTTGACGCTGGGCGAGTTGCTGGACATCGGCATTCAAGCGGCAGAGGCTTTGGCCGCCGCGCATCAGGTTGGGATTATTCATCGCGACATCAAGCCCGAAAACATCATGCGGCGGCCGGACGGGTTGGTGAAGGTGCTCGATTTCGGTTTGGCCAAGCTGACCGAGGCGCGTGCCACGCCAGCCACGCCTGCCACGTTTTCGACTGTGGACACCAATCCTGGGCAACTGCTGGGCACGATCAGCTATATGTCGCCCGAACAGGCGCGCGGTTTGGAAGTGGATGGGCGTAGCGATCTTTTCAGCCTGGGCGTCGTGCTCTATGAATTGTTGACCGGCCGCGCACCGTTTGCGGGCGCGACAACGGGCGATGTGCTGGTTTCGATTCTCGAACGCGAACCGCCCTCCTTGCAGACCTATGTGCCACAGGTTCCCGCCGCCTTACAGCGCATCGTCAATCGCACCCTGGCCAAAGAAAGCAGCGCGCGTTATCAGCAAGCCGTGGAGTTGGCCAGCGCGCTGAAAGAATTGAAGCAGGAGCTTGAATTGGCCACCAAGCTGGAACAATTCGGCAAAGCGCCCGCTGACCAGGTTTCACTCAACTTGCGTGTTGGGCAGGCCGTGTCCGGCGCGGCGTCGCAGGTGGCGGCGGCTGCCTATACGACCAATGCGGCAGGACGTCCGACCAATAAATCCCGGCGGTTATTGTCGCGGCTGATGCCGCGCGGAAGCGCGTTGGCGTTGGCGTTGACGACGCTGTTGCTATGGCTGGTCAGCGCGGCTGTCACGCAATTCTGGCGGCTGCCGGGCAAGGAGCAAACCTTCGGCAGGCTGGCCGTGCTGCCATTTGTGAACGTGGCGGCTGACCCTGAACTCGAATATCTGGCTGACGGCATAACGGAAAGCCTGCTGCAAAACCTGCAACAGCAACTGCCCAACTTGCGCGTGATGGCGCGCGGCACGGTCTTTACCTACAAAGGCCGTGAGGTTGATCCGCGCCAGGTGGGGAAAGACTTGAATGTAGACGCGGTCATCACGGGGCGTGTGCAACGGCAGGGCGAGCGTTGGTTGATTAGCGCTGAATTGGCGGACACCAAAGACGGCACGCAATTATGGAGCGAGCGTTATCAGAAAACGGCGGCTGATTTGCAAGCCGTGCAAGCCGAGATCGTGCGCGAGGTCACGCTCAAGCTACGGCCCCAATTGCCTGACGCCACAGAACGGTTGGCCGGGCAACCCCCTGCCGTCAATAGCGAGGCGTATCAGCTTTATTTGAAAGGGCGCTATTTTCAACGCCAACTCACCAAAGAGGGCGGCGAAAAGGCGCTGGTGTTCTTTAACCAGGCACTGGCGCTGGAACCGCGCTTTGCGCTCCCGCACAGCGGCATCGCGCTGGTGTATCAGGATTTTTCCAGCCAATACCTGCGTCCACGCGAGGCTATTCCCAAAGCGAAACAGGCGGCGTTGACGGCGTTGGCGTTGGACGATCAATTGGCCGAAGCGCATTTCGCACTGGCGCAGGCCAAGATCTACGATTGGGATTGGGCCGGGGCTGAGCTGGAATTCAAACGCACCCTGGTGCTCAATCCCAACTTCGTGGATGCGCGTTATTACTACGCAGGCGCGCTCGGACGGTTGAAACGCTTTGCCGAAGCCGAGGCGGTGCTCAGCAAAGCGTTAGAGTTAGACCCGCTTTCGCCACAGGTCTGCCAGGGTTTGGCCAATATCTTTTATCTTAGCCGTCAATACGAGCGCGCGCGCAGCCAAGCCAACAAGACGCTCGAACTCACTGCGACGGGTCTCTGGGCCAGCACCGCGCATCGCATGCTCGGGAACATCCAGTTACAGCAGCAGCATTTTCAAGCCGGGCTGGCCGAATTTCGCCAGGCCTTCGCGCTGAGCCGCACGGATACGATGAAAGCCTGGCTGGCCTATGCCTGTGCGGTGGCCAGGCAACCACGCGAAGCGCGCACCTTGTTGCTGGAATTGGAAGCCGAAGCCAAAAAGAAATGGGTCTCGCCCGTGTATCTCGCGCGCATTCATATCGGGCTGGGCGAGCATGAACCAGCACTGGCCCTGCTGCAAAAAGCCTTTGCCGAACAGTCCGATCATCTGGTTCATTTGAGTGTTGACCCGGTTTACGACCCTTTACGCAACGATGTGCGGTTTCAGCAGTTGTTGAGCGGCATCGGATTTGTGCCTTGA
- a CDS encoding shikimate kinase has translation MRIIIIGNSGSGKTTLARRLTTRHTIPLLELDAIVWEPNQIAVPRSLDLVKLELQSFMDSSASWVIEGCYGELATTALPFCTELIFMNPGLAVCLANNRRRPWEPEKYASPEAQNERLVNLLAWVEGYYARTDEWSYNAHRRVFDGFSGVKREVTSLSELEQ, from the coding sequence ATGCGCATCATCATCATTGGCAACTCCGGTTCAGGCAAAACAACGCTGGCGCGCCGCCTAACCACCAGACACACGATCCCGCTGCTCGAACTCGACGCGATTGTCTGGGAACCCAATCAAATCGCCGTGCCGCGTTCGCTCGACCTCGTCAAACTCGAGCTTCAAAGTTTCATGGACAGTTCGGCAAGCTGGGTCATCGAAGGCTGCTATGGCGAACTGGCGACAACGGCGTTACCCTTTTGCACGGAACTGATTTTTATGAATCCAGGTCTAGCAGTCTGCCTCGCCAACAATCGCCGCCGCCCGTGGGAGCCTGAGAAATACGCTTCGCCTGAAGCCCAAAATGAGAGGCTGGTGAATTTGCTGGCCTGGGTGGAAGGCTATTACGCACGTACCGACGAATGGTCTTACAATGCGCATCGGCGGGTGTTTGATGGATTCAGCGGAGTCAAACGCGAGGTCACGTCTTTAAGCGAACTTGAACAGTGA